TAAAAGGTGTGGATTATGATCCTAATGTGCAAAGCGAAAAGCTGAAAAACGTTTTCGTAGATGGAAGTTTCACTTTCCAGTGGCGGAGACAAAGGAGTGCTGATTCTATTTTCGATGAAGTTATGATATTCATAACCAATGCTGATATTCATTGTTATCCTAGAatatgtggattattgctgAATCTTTTTGAAGGATTTGATGAGCAAGATGGACAGTTAACAGCTTATTCTACTGGGACTCTACATTcttcaaaaatgggtttgccaAAATCAAACTTAAGATGTGGAGTTGGACCTCAGAGGTTTGGGTTTTCTAATTTCTCTATGAATGGCGTCCATGGAACTGAATCTATTCCTCTGGATCAGTTTCCATTTCTCTCTGTCTGCAGTTTGGGCCTGGTTGACACCGTAGAGAGCTCGCTTCCTTTTCGGGTTGATGATTGGAGGAAGACCTTTAGTTTAAAGGACTGCAAGTCTAGTTCTGTTAGTCATGATAAGTTTGTTTATGCAAAGAATTTCTTAGTGACTTcattaagaaagaaatcaagtCACAAATTTGGAGCTACGAGTGCTGTTGGTAGCCCACAGGATACTGATCAACTTGTTTTGGACGTTGACCTAAGTGGTATTAAGGTGCACTTCCATGATTCTTCTTGCATCTTAGCAACTGTAACAATGCCTGCACTAAGAAGCCTGAGTTCATTTCATGGGGCTGATAATTGGGATATATTGTTGTCAACAGAGGGATTGAGTATCTCCTCTTCGTGGTGTAGTCCAAATTTCCATGGAAACCTTTTTGGTCCTGCGCTACCAACACATCCTCCTGTAGTAAATGTTCGTGTGCAGAAAAATCAGACCTTTGTGTTTTCTAAAATTGAGCTGGGCTTTAGCATTCAGCATACTTGCTGCATTTTGCCTGCAGAACTCCTTGCTGCGTTCATTggttatttttctcttcctgaGTGGACATTGACAAGCAAGGAACAATTTTTTAGCCCTAGAAAGAATACTGGAAGTAAACACTGCGAGTTCTCTTTCAAGTTCGAAGTACTTGACTCTGCATTGGTATTGCCTTCAGAAAATGATATTCATTACCCTTTGAAAATGGGTATTCAACAGCTACATTGCTGCGTTGTACCTGAGTTGGTCTCTGCTGATGCACTAAATGGCCGTCCAAGTTCATCTGTGATGTCAACATCTGGTATTAGGGACATGACCCAGGTTGTCAACTTATTTGGCCAAGGATTGTCTTTGTCACTTATATTACTAAAAGATGACTTGCAGATGGAGAAAGGATATGCTAGTCTGGATTATGTTGTTCTCGTTGAAACTTGCAACATAGATTTGCAGATTAAAATTCCATCTGGAGCAAGTTCTGGACATTCTCTTGTTCCTGCTGTTACAGCATGCATTGATAGCGTAGAAGTTGTTGCAGCAGGTTGGCGTTTGTGTTTCAATATTGGATATGCAGTACTTCTATGACTTAAGATTGCttacaaaagatttttttttatcatacaCAATGAGAAGGATTTTTAGGTGTACTTTTGCTGTTTCTGATGTTGCTGTTTTGTTTATGCTGCAGGTCGTTATTTTTTAGGTGGACTAGAAGCAGTAAGTAATGCCATTGATGAATTGTCATCTGTTAGCATGCAGTCTCAGTGTTTCACATCTGACATCCTGCAATTTAGGCTGCTAAAGAGGAATTTAGTCAAATCCCTTTCTTTCATACCAGAAGTTCCAATGGATCTTTGTATGGATACTAAAGTTTCTATTAAGGCTTTGTCTGTGAAGTTGTTGGATTTTGAAGGCCTACTCTCATCACAGAAAGCGATTGCGAAAGCAAACATGGGAATTAATTTTTCAGCATCTTTCCAACATGAAACTCTAATATGCTTGGATATTGAGATCTCTGATTTTATTTTACATTCTACAAGTGATTCTGTTGTCTTGGCAGCATTCAAAAGGGATTTTTCACCTTCCAGCCTTGATATTAGAATTTCATTATCTGAAGAACATAAACATGAAATATCTTTGGAAATCTCTTCTTTGCATGTCTGGCTTTATTTAGTGGAATGGATGGAAATTTTTGACTTGCTTTATTCCTATGCTCAAGATACAGCCAGAACTACGTCTATGACCAGCTTTCATAGCTCTGATCCATCAGAACAATCTGCATCTCTGGGATTAAATTCTTCTGATCTGAGCCTGGTTACAAGCTTCGCAAGGTCAACTGAGGACATTTCAGAACCTTCACACTATCTTAGTCTCCAGTCAAAATGCATTTgtatttatttccattttccaaTCAAACTGAATGTGGAAGCTGATCctctggatgaagatcctaATATCCAGAAAGGGTCATTTTCGGAGAAATGCTTTGTATCTGAAAATAATGGAACCCTCTTCGCATCTTTAAATTCAAATCTCTGTAAATATATTGTACTTAGTTTAGAGAGTAGGGATACAAAATTAGATATAACTGGGAAAGTTGTGAGATTGGATTCATGTATTGAAAAGGTTGAGGGAAGGCTAGAGAAAGTTGATGGCAGTTCTGTTCATTCCATTCCATTCTTTCTGCTTTTGCAAATCAAGATACTCATGGAGGCATGCATGAAGGAGGGCACAATTCATGCGTCAATTAATGCTCATTTGGGGACCTTAGATATGTGGTTCTCGTACTATACCTTTCATTTCTGCAATGGTGCCTTTCAGAGGGTACCAGAAGTAAAATCCTCTCAAGCTCTTGCCGTAATCATGATTGTGAACGCTTCTTTGAAAAAGTCAACTTTGCTGCTAAGTGATGGAAGGGTATCCCCTCATTCCTGGTTTTGCTTTTTAGTACTCAAAATTTTGGTTCTTCTGTATGCCATACAGAGTTTTGTATCTGCCTTTGGTACTCAAAGAGTGTACACTTTTAATCAGTGTTCTGATTATCCTTTTCGAGGATCTAACTTTGCTTGCTGCCTTGTGTTCCTGTAGCAGTTAGTAAGGTGTttctaaaaataagaaatgtttacctttctttttcctattcagtGGAGTTGCAGTGGACCTGTCATGGAGATCCTCACAAGAAATTTATTTGTAAGGGCAAACCACGACCATGAGATATTGAAAGCTTCAGTTGAAGGTGACCTTCTTGTTAACTACAATAACATCCATAAGGTAATATTGCTATATAGATCACATCCATATTTCATGTTGATGATCACATTTCTAATGCGAGTGCATGTTAGGTTGCATGGGAGCCTTTTGTAGAGCCTTGGAGTTTTAACCTTATGCTAGTGAGGAAGCTAGAGAAAGATGGGCTTGTGCAAACCTTGTCTGGGACTGAAGTCCATTTAACATCAACTGCGCATCTTAACATAAATGTTACAGAGTCTCTTTTCGAGGTATTTATTCaatcttttaatatttattcTAGGAACTTTTACTGCCTTGTTAAACTGTAGCTCTTGCTTGTGCATCATTGTCTTTCCTGCTTACTGATCCAGTCATAAGAGGATACCATGTGGAAAGTTATACTCTCAACAATTTGTACCAAATTTTTAATTCCTGATAGAAGGCCCAATGTGATGGTGTTCGGTTCACAAATCCTTGGCAGTGATTTATTAagatttcatattatttttgtCTAGTTCATGGAGATTATCTACCGTGATTGTGTTTCACCTTTGGCCTAGGGATGTTACATTTAGAGGCTGGATCCTGCATTAACCATTTAAGATTCGCTGTGAAGATGAACTGATTCCTGTACATAATTCAATTGATTGATGTTCTTTTGCTATGCAGGTTGTCTATAGGGGAATGCAGATGATCAATGATGCATGGAGTCGACATGGAGTTGATGATACagaactgaaaatgaaaaaagaacttTTGAATACTGATGGCTCATGTGAGAGAAGATATGCCCCCTATATTATCCAGAATGATACATGTCTGCCACTTTTATTCTGGATATTTGAAGATAATAAAAAGTCATCTTTTGAAGCAAATGTGGAAATTCTTGTTCAGCCAGGCAGTTCGGTCCCAATTTACATTGAAGAATCTCCtgaagaaaattttttccaccACAGAAGCAGTTGCTCCTTTGACagatttgatgagaaaagaTCTCATAGTGCACAGCACCATATGATCTCCATTCAAATTGAAGGGACTTCTGGGGCCTCTGCGCCTATGTCGATGGACCTGGTTGGGCTTAGTTATTTTGAAGTGGACTTTTCTAAAAGATCAGATTTATTAGTTTTGGATGGACGTTCAGAGGCATGCAGAGACACTGCTAGAACTGATAAGAGTGGAAATGTTTCTGAAGTGGGGCTCACTGTCCCTGTAGCATATGAAGTTTCAATTCAACATTACAGTAAATTGATAAGGCTGTACTCCACTGTGAGTGCAACTGTGTATATTTGCTTATAAGTTCCTGGGtatcctttcattttcatttctttcttattatagttttttttttaatcttcagGTTATTTTTCATAATGCAACCTCCATGCCTTTAGAACTGCGCTTTGACATTCCATTTGGCATATCTCCGAAGGTAATATAGTTGCTTTTATTGTCTAATGGCGATGTTGGTTTTGTCATGGTCATGAAATGTATGCAATTGTATAATTTTGTCTAATATATGCATCTTTCAGATATTGGATCCTATTTTACCAGGGCAAGAGTTGCCACTTCCAGTTCATCTTGCTGAATCTGGTCGCATGAGGTGGCGTCCACTTGGATCTGATTTCTTGTGGAGTGAAGCTCAAACCCTCTTAAACATTCTATCGCCAGAGATTAGAACCGGAACCTTGAGATCCTCTGTTTGCTATCCTTCACTTCCTAGTAAGGATCCTTTCAGATGTTGTATAGCTGTTCATGATATACCCCTCAACCCACCATGTTTCAGAAGGTTCAGCTCCACTGGGAATTTAGTTCAGCCATTTCAAAATACAAGTAAGTTAAAGAAGAGATTTATTCGTCAGATTAAGCTGATCACACCACTAGTGGTGAAAAACTATCTTCCAGTGGCGCTGAAATGTACAATAGTGAGTAGTGGAGTTCCTTCCAAAATATCCATTCCAGAGGTATCGAGCACTTATGGCCTATTTATTATCAAATCAACTATTTAATGCTCCTACATGCATCAGTTGCTTAGAGTTTGAGTATCTTAGTCATACTGCTGATTCTGCAGGTGGAcactgtttttgtttctcatatTGATTCTAGCCATGACCTCGGGATAACTTTCTATTTGGATGGGTTTCaaccttcctttttgttgttccCTCGTGCGGAAACCGTTCTGTCTACATCGAAGTCCAATGAGGAAAGATTTTCATCATATGAAACTGTTATATTCTACCCAGATGTGACTAAAGGTCACTTTCTCTCATTGGTAATTCTTTTAGTTATAAAATCATCCCTGCAAAAAATGTTCTAAaggtattttttgtatttttaggTGGTCCACCCATCTGTGTGGATGTTGAGAAGGGAATGAGTACTGTCTGTGGTGCTCGTGAGATTTCTGTTTCTGTCCCTTATCTGCTCTACAACTGTACAGGCTTGACACTTGTGATTGCAGATGCTGATAATAGACACAAGGAGAATGCATGCCTTATTCCTTCAAGTTATTCTTTGATATGGGGAAAGCAACTTTTAAATGACAGGCGTGGTCTGGCCCAGGTATCTTGTGAACAAGGATCCTCTGCTTCTATCGATGTCATTGATTCTCAGGATGTGTTTCCAAGTTATATGATCCCCTACAGGGAGAGACCTTACTGCTCTGGGATATTTCACAAACAACTTCAGACAAGTTCTCCCTTGGTCCAAGGGCAAAAACATATTGACCATCTTGAACCTGATGTCATAGAAAGATCTTCTTTCTGCGGTTTTGCAAGAAAGCAAAGGGCTTCAAGCCAACTGGTATTGCCCGAGGTCTCAAGATCATTTGTTAATGTTGGAATTGATGCGAGGAGAAAAGTTAAGGCATGCATGTACTCGTCTGCACAAGGTCACTCTTCGACTGAAAAGGTTGTTTTGAGCATTTGTATGCCTGGATCCACAAATCTGGATACTCTAAAGAGCAAGTGGTCAAATCCTCTTTTTCTTGCCAGTGTGACTGGCTCAACCAGCATAGTCATCCCACAGCCAGATGGTAGTGGAGCATTTATTGTGTCTGTTACATCAAGTCCTATTTCCGGAGCATTTGCAGGGAGAAGCAGAATGATAACTTTTCAGCCTCGGTAAGTATACAGTGCTTGAACTGACTGCATTATGGTAGTTTGATTTGGCTTCAGATCCTTCCAGTCTATGACTTTTCTGTTGACCATtcatctcttctctctccttttttttttcttcaaaaattgtcAAATGTAACACTTTATTTGAGGTGTgttttgatgttgttttctaGAAGAGCgcatgtttcataaatttacctTTTAGCTAGGAGGtgcatttaactttttaagtttttaatcctttgctgtttttgtttggatgaattTCGGCCATATATAGTATTAATCTTGATTACAAGTCAACTAAATGGGTGAACATTTTCCTTCCTGTAGATATGTGATCAGCAATTCTTGCAACAAAGATTTGTACTACAAACAGAAGGGATGTGATTCCTTCTACATTTTGGGTGTTGGAAAGCATTGCCATCTTCATTTGTCTGACGCAGCAAGGTATTGTTCCTTTATTTGATGGTTGAATTATTTCGTTTAGTTTTTCATTAGGGGTTTGTTGCAATATCTTATCTTTTTTATGgtctttgtttatgtttgtGCAATGTCCATGTGTGATGGCTAGTTTGTGCACCTTTGTCAAAACCATACTTGCCAATTTCtccaaatttaaaaatgtcCTGTTATCAGCATTTCAGAAACAACCAAAACATTTGTGTAGTAAGATGATATTTGTCAACTGAAATCACAATGTAGTTGCCAAAACGTCACAAcgtttttgcattttaaaaaactcAATTTTCTGTTGGACAAGCGGATATGTAGTATGGTTGAGACTTAAAGAAGGTAAGATCCATGCTAATAAATTCCTTATGAGTTAAGGGATCAAAACACTTGTAGCCTTTTTGATGGGGAGGATAGCCAATGAAAACGCATTTGATGGACTGTGCATCAAATTTATCCTCGTGTGGTCCAAGAACATGAACACAAAACAGGTAAAACCAAACACCTTTGGAGGAAGCTGAAATAAAGGTCAATTTGGAAACATTTGTTGGATGGGgatttcatttgaaaagctGAGTATGGTAAACGACTGATCAGGTAACAAGTAGTAAGCATGCACCTCCCTAAAAACCTGCAGGGAGGTGAGTGTGCAACATAAGGGTACGAGCCATGTCTAAAGTTAGCGATGTTTTCTtgagcaaccccattttgttgagacgtgtggggacatgtaaacaaccccattttgttgagacGTGTGGGGACATGTAAACTGTTGTCGAATACCATGATTGTTGTAAAATTGCAGTAAATTGGAGGCTTTGAATTCTATGGCGCTTTGACAGTAGAAGAAAATTTAGTCTTTATTTttagaatgaaatttttgaaaatacatATGACATCATACCTTTCTTTCAACAACAACACCAAACTGACTGAtggaataatcatcaacaataaccAGATAGCAACGAAACTTAGACCTACTAGCAATCTGGTtgggcccccacacatcaacatgaagaagatcaaaaagaCTATGACTGGATGGACTCAAACTGGAAGGAAAACTGCTTCGACTGTGTTTGCCAAGCTGGCAAGCTTCACACTTAAAGTTCTCAGATATTGAAATATTAGGAAGAATATGACGCAACTTCAATAGAGAAGGATGACCCAACCGCAAGTGCCACTGGTACGGAGTGGGTTTTTGAGACACAGAAATAATTGCAGAATCCATAGATGTTGACAAATGGTAGACTCCCCCTtgctcatggcctccaccaatcatcttcccagtttgtaagtcttGAAATACACAAGAGTTAGGGTCAAACATGACTTTACATTGCAAACAAGAGGTTAGCTATTGCACTTACAACTGGTTTGTAGGAAACTCTGGAGtatataaaacatttaataaattcaATGAAGGAGAGATATAACGTCACCACTTCCCAGAATGGGAGAGAATCTACCATCGGCTAATTTAACAAACTGTGGTTGATCAAACTTGGTCAAGGAAGAGAACAAATATGGCGGGCTACAGAAATGCCTTGAGGCACCTGAATCAATCATCCAAACTGTATTTTGGTCATGTGAAACTGTGGAGAGAGCAGAACCAACTGTTCCTGACGAGGCAGAGactgatgaagaagatgaagcagcTCTCTTTGAGATAATATATGCTCATACTCTGCTTTATGCAGGCTAAGAGAGAAAGACTCAGATGTAGTTGGATTCTTTGCAACGGCTGCTGCTTGAGCCATTCCTGGAGGGACTGATGATGAAGTACCTCTGCCTGTGGGAGTCTTAGACTCTCTTCCTTGTGAGCCTCCAGATGGTGTACCATAGATATCACACCTGTCCACAAGATGACCCATTTTTCCACAATAGGTACAttgaaatctgccacgtcctcCAATCCCCCGACTTGTACCTCTTCCTCTAGAGACAGAGGAAGAACTTGACCCATGACCATTAGATGCAGCCAATGTTGATGCAGGTGTGTCACTGATAGATTGAGGTAGGGTAATTGCTAGACGATTTAGCCTGTTATATGCCTCTGGCAAACCAGAGATATCACTCCCAATGAGCATTTGTACCTTTGCCACTGAATATTCTGGAGAGAGACTTGCCAAAAACTTAGAAACCATACATTGCTCATAATGAGTCTTATAGCACAACTTACATGGGGGCCGAAGAGATTTTAGTCGCTCAAAAGTGGCCTTGACATCTGCAAAATATTAGGGCAAACTCATATCACCTTGTTGTAGTTTGTATAGCTCTTCCTCTACGTGGAATACCTTACTCATATTCTTATCATGTGAATAAGTCTCACATAAAAAATCATACATCTCCTTATCAGTGGTGTAATATGCAATGGTAGGAGAAATAGAAGAATCCACACCATTCATtatccaagacataaccatgttGTTATCCTCTTCCCAAGAAGCATACTTTTCAGTCCTGATAACTGGTTCATCTTCCTcaagtaaatattttttcaatgtcCAATGACTGACATCATGAATGACCTCGACCAGATTTCTTAGTTAAGACCATCCAACTTCACTGTAGAACTATAAGAGAATGGATTGCCTCCAATTTTAAACTCATGAGAAGAATCAGGTTTGGGATTTTCCGTCACTGtaaatctgtccacaagagTTCAGCCAACAGAGAATATATAGAGTAGAATAAGGCTGATCAGAAATTAACTATCGACTAACACCACACAACAGAAGTAAACAATTTCGTGTAGATGAGCAGCACTTCTTCcaaacaaaatataaataacCACACAGCAGAAGTAAACAATATCATGTAGATGAGCAGCACTTCTtccaaacaaaaatttaaatacCTTCACAGCACATTACTGTCCACCTCCTGACAGCCAAACCACGACtaatccaaaaaaaattcttaatccaaaaaaaattcttactcGTGAATCTTCTAATCCACGACCACTTGTGTTGTCACCTCCAATGAAGACTTGGTTTTAATGCATCTGAGACTGCTGCATCAGTAGATAATCGTTTCCTAGCATCCATGAATCAttacatgaaaggaaaaaaaaaaatcagcagtCTGCCTTGACTCTAGCAGCATTCATAGAGTAGCATCACGTTCTCCACTTGGCTGCTTTGATCAGATAACGACGTCAGTCCATAAGACGTTAGACGTagactcccacacagctgcCCAAATTTTATTTCTGTTGATATCCATGGTTGGAGTCTATTCACACATATTTCTGAGTGTGAACAGACTCCTTCACACGTGCTCCTTGCTGATGGTCGCCGACCAGAACAGatgaaagaagagagggagaggagaagaagaggagatgaGGTCGCCAGAGAAGAGAAGGTTGCTGGAAGTCAGCAGGAGTCACATCatctgctctgataccatgttacgagagATCACAGGAGAAGAGACGAGgtcgagaaagagagagaaacagcaAAGTCAAATTCTTATTAATCTTCCCTAATTtcatgttaaatgagaattagggtgaaatcaacaaattacaaaataagtccAAGAGTAAAACAACTATTCATAAAAAGCTGTTCCCAAAACTATTAAACATTCAAAACACCACCTAACATTAATGTTATTCAACagaaactttttattttttcttgtttctgttatTCGCatatctttttgaatttttcagcTACTGAAATTTTTCGGATATTTCCCTCAAGAAGCCATGTGCTGAAGAGCGTGCCCAAGAAAACAATTGCATGAAATTGCTAAGGGCAGTATTTCAAGCTGTGTTTTAATCAATGTGTATGGCCCTGAAAATTGTTTTAAGAAATCTTTTAATtgtagatttttgttttgattggCATATGGTCCCATACTTTTGATGTCTATTTGTTGGTGATAAAGATCAAGCTCAACTGAAAGCAACAAATAATGGTTGATGTTGAATTGTGTTCAACATTTTCATCTTCTTAAAACTTTTGGTCACTGAATCTTTATTTATGATATGAAGAAAGTTTTTTACTTACTGCTTTAATCTAACTTTTTTGCGTTGAAAGTTCTTACTTTTGTGGTGTTTGAGAGAAGCTGTCCTTTTTTTCCATATTCTGATTTCCTTATGATGATAGGGAGCTCCTTGTCTCGATCCGATTTGATGAACCAGGATGGCAATGGTCCGGTGGTTTTTTGCCTGATCAGTTAGGAGACACTCTGGTAAAAATGCACAATTACATAACTGGTGCTTTTACCATGGTTAGGGTTGAAGTGCAGAATGCTGATGTATCCATCAAAGATGAAGAGATTGTAGGTAGTTCTACTGGAGGTTCAGGAACCTATCTGATTCTTCTATCTGATGACAATACTGGGTTCATGCCATACAGAATTGACAATTTCTCTATGGATGTAAGTCTTTGTTTCCATGCTAGAAAAAAGTGCTGATAAAAGTGGATCAATTTGTCTTTTTGCTCTTGTAACATGGTCCTAGATACAGTGTCTATCCATGCACCTCATATTTACTTAAatggttttttactttttatataaCGAGCGACTGGTGATGACTTCCCTGTTTTGAAGAGGCTGCGAATTTACCAGCAAAACTGTGAGCGTTTTGAGAGCATTGTGCATCCCTATACTTCTTGTTCATATGCGTGGGATGAACCACAATTTCCACACCGACTTCTTGTTGAGGTATGTTAGACACTAGCAATGTTAAGACCGGGAAATTGTTGCTGAAAAGATCTTTGATGCTGACCTCATTCATTTTATACTTTAAGGTGCCTGGTGAATGCTTCATTGGTGCATACAACATCGACATTGTAAAGGAGTACACACCAATACACTTACCAACAGTTGAGGTGAATTATGTGgaattttttcttacaaaatatGAATTGGATTTTGTATTTAGATATACTCTGAGTTGTTGAGCTAGCAAGGGTTCCTGGATAGGTATTTAAGATTCCCAATCTCTCGAATTGTGTAGAGAAAACAATCtgtggattttttttatctgtgccagaatataaaaagaaaaaacttgtaTGTTGTGTTGATGATGTATCAAGAACATGGAAGTCTCTTTTCCTGGCTTATCAATACACTGTCCAATTTTCAAGAATCCTTTCTTGATTGCAACGATTAACTAACTAGTTCCAAATGTTGTGCCAATTTGTGATCTGATAAATTTGGTGTTGGATCCATGATGTAAAGAGAAAGCTGGGATACACAGTATTCTGTTATATAGAAATGGAAGTGATATTCACATTGTAGCATTAGATATTATAGAATTTTTTTAGATTTCAACTATTTTAAAGTTCCAAATGGAGAAAATGGAGGCAAATCAGGATATCttaaatagttaaaaataatatatgGAAGTATCAATGACATTTAGATGAATGTTAATCCTATtactcattcatttcatatactGGATGAGTACTATTGCAATAATCTGCTATACAGGTTAAACAAATTGAGTAATGATTACTAGTAAAATAAAGGCAATGATGAAACCAACCCTAACTTAGTTAGCCAAAAAATTGACATTATCATTTCGTGTTGTAGACTATCTAATGGACTAACAAACCTTTCAGCTCAGGTTGCTAAAAGTGACAACTTGATCCAAACTGATACAAGTCTTCTGTCTAGTAAGTTTCAACCTGCTCTAGAATTGGCTTTGATATGCAGTTGAAAGACTATGAACCATGAGAAGTGGCAGGATGACATACAAATACATTAACCCCTGAAGGTTTTTAAGAGTCTTTAATCTGTTCAATAGGTCATTCATCACATATTTGGTGTGTTATAGTCCGCCTTCTTTAGAAACAGGCATCTGCACCTGTTGGATGTAAGTCCAAGTCTTGAACTTGGCTCTAGTACCAACTATAAGGACCCAGTCCAAAACTTACATCGAGGCTGCGgtttggtggatcccaacccTTCTCATAGTTGGCTTCTGACCAAGAAGACTGTGAACCTGGACAGGTGGTAGGATTATACACAAGTATATCAACCCATGTGATTTCCTAAAATCTTTGAAGATATAGATaggacctatgtcacataggtacgggtacgggtacggaccattttcaaaaaatttgggtacggggtacggccgtacacacacgggcatatatatatatatatatatatcaaaaattttcaaacaaaataacatattcacacatatatatcaaaaaattgcaaacagaaTAAAATCATGG
This window of the Nymphaea colorata isolate Beijing-Zhang1983 chromosome 2, ASM883128v2, whole genome shotgun sequence genome carries:
- the LOC116247732 gene encoding uncharacterized protein LOC116247732 isoform X6, whose product is MTWFILMNRAKLTLDVSLSNAVVRIPLKGNGSTSHEMVFVLGELLLGFHPDRHGECASVFESLPDFTDSSIINLSGYMSGAIEMLYDAYCIKLVKCEGLVAADSSQLIPVFDILDASIVLKSSIIQDECLLKQLEVDFHANSMGFRMSASLYRMLFDLQNWLVITREVYEQATKERSEFVTISANRSKFDTAPDRYIFNGDISAAVKCITVHVDLEDGDPEKSIKLAVTLGQLDLSYVCEMLIQKFAFSTKEMDVKAFNSGGQSLGSLIFLNRESFRPHSDIKGVDYDPNVQSEKLKNVFVDGSFTFQWRRQRSADSIFDEVMIFITNADIHCYPRICGLLLNLFEGFDEQDGQLTAYSTGTLHSSKMGLPKSNLRCGVGPQRFGFSNFSMNGVHGTESIPLDQFPFLSVCSLGLVDTVESSLPFRVDDWRKTFSLKDCKSSSVSHDKFVYAKNFLVTSLRKKSSHKFGATSAVGSPQDTDQLVLDVDLSGIKVHFHDSSCILATVTMPALRSLSSFHGADNWDILLSTEGLSISSSWCSPNFHGNLFGPALPTHPPVVNVRVQKNQTFVFSKIELGFSIQHTCCILPAELLAAFIGYFSLPEWTLTSKEQFFSPRKNTGSKHCEFSFKFEVLDSALVLPSENDIHYPLKMGIQQLHCCVVPELVSADALNGRPSSSVMSTSGIRDMTQVVNLFGQGLSLSLILLKDDLQMEKGYASLDYVVLVETCNIDLQIKIPSGASSGHSLVPAVTACIDSVEVVAAGRYFLGGLEAVSNAIDELSSVSMQSQCFTSDILQFRLLKRNLVKSLSFIPEVPMDLCMDTKVSIKALSVKLLDFEGLLSSQKAIAKANMGINFSASFQHETLICLDIEISDFILHSTSDSVVLAAFKRDFSPSSLDIRISLSEEHKHEISLEISSLHVWLYLVEWMEIFDLLYSYAQDTARTTSMTSFHSSDPSEQSASLGLNSSDLSLVTSFARSTEDISEPSHYLSLQSKCICIYFHFPIKLNVEADPLDEDPNIQKGSFSEKCFVSENNGTLFASLNSNLCKYIVLSLESRDTKLDITGKVVRLDSCIEKVEGRLEKVDGSSVHSIPFFLLLQIKILMEACMKEGTIHASINAHLGTLDMWFSYYTFHFCNGAFQRVPEVKSSQALAVIMIVNASLKKSTLLLSDGRWSCSGPVMEILTRNLFVRANHDHEILKASVEGDLLVNYNNIHKVAWEPFVEPWSFNLMLVRKLEKDGLVQTLSGTEVHLTSTAHLNINVTESLFEVVYRGMQMINDAWSRHGVDDTELKMKKELLNTDGSCERRYAPYIIQNDTCLPLLFWIFEDNKKSSFEANVEILVQPGSSVPIYIEESPEENFFHHRSSCSFDRFDEKRSHSAQHHMISIQIEGTSGASAPMSMDLVGLSYFEVDFSKRSDLLVLDGRSEACRDTARTDKSGNVSEVGLTVPVAYEVSIQHYSKLIRLYSTVIFHNATSMPLELRFDIPFGISPKILDPILPGQELPLPVHLAESGRMRWRPLGSDFLWSEAQTLLNILSPEIRTGTLRSSVCYPSLPSKDPFRCCIAVHDIPLNPPCFRRFSSTGNLVQPFQNTSKLKKRFIRQIKLITPLVVKNYLPVALKCTIVSSGVPSKISIPEVDTVFVSHIDSSHDLGITFYLDGFQPSFLLFPRAETVLSTSKSNEERFSSYETVIFYPDVTKGGPPICVDVEKGMSTVCGAREISVSVPYLLYNCTGLTLVIADADNRHKENACLIPSSYSLIWGKQLLNDRRGLAQVSCEQGSSASIDVIDSQDVFPSYMIPYRERPYCSGIFHKQLQTSSPLVQGQKHIDHLEPDVIERSSFCGFARKQRASSQLVLPEVSRSFVNVGIDARRKVKACMYSSAQGHSSTEKVVLSICMPGSTNLDTLKSKWSNPLFLASVTGSTSIVIPQPDGSGAFIVSVTSSPISGAFAGRSRMITFQPRYVISNSCNKDLYYKQKGCDSFYILGVGKHCHLHLSDAARELLVSIRFDEPGWQWSGGFLPDQLGDTLVKMHNYITGAFTMVRVEVQNADVSIKDEEIVGSSTGGSGTYLILLSDDNTGFMPYRIDNFSMDRLRIYQQNCERFESIVHPYTSCSYAWDEPQFPHRLLVEVPGECFIGAYNIDIVKEYTPIHLPTVENPERTFFLSVHAEGAVKVLSVMDLKFHSLEDMKEPGLYGSKRRKGLEQMPEKILFNEKITVSIPFIGISLIDSTPQELIFASARELKIEMLQTLEQQKLFVQVLSLQIDNQLRSTVCPIILSIDHESCSIPQQKRVEVDITASEKLTTVSHDGLYEPVFFLTATKWRNDDNSLVSFKNISLRLAPLHIELEEQILLSVLNFVNSVAFRQQADSTLEHSVAVKKTRENVEKVSHQCRYVRDDWYMKSQNGLEVRSLASSTYLGNQDIMSSLPCVVPIGAPWQQIFLLARRQRKIYVEEFYVSPFWLTISFSSSPWMQKPAFKSQKPVIHLSNNGILRVLIALVDIEEAPIYLRQLTILHHLASWEAIQDIVIKHYTRQLFQELYKVFWSAGVIGNPMGFVRNVGLGIKEFILVPVKGVWQSPGGLFQGVLYGTQSLLGNTIYAISNATTQFSRAARKGVVAFAFDEQSVGEMERRQMYHGSHGKGILDDILEGFTGLLQSPIQGAERHGLPGALSGMVSGTAKLIARPIVSVLELTGRTAMSIRNRSGPRQAKLGRVRVPRPVSRELPLRPYSLEEAVGISMLIEADDARFRDEFLVTCKALKQAGNFVIVTRRLMLVVKCCSLTAVSSIHNPEWVVELEMDLYSIVHIDTEGETLNIVSTRTETAQGQQKTSHLKRWKPRSIPLVQRSIEMPTVEAAREVLQILWTAIDGQKHRGLKVHLLHRNMLR